One Nostoc sp. UHCC 0302 DNA window includes the following coding sequences:
- the crtO gene encoding beta-carotene ketolase CrtO, whose amino-acid sequence MESYDVVIIGAGHNGLVCAGYLLKAGYSVLLLEGRSLPGGGCTTEELMSQEAPGFKFNPCAINHLFIFFGSVIQELELHKYGLEYLQCDPVAFCPHPDGKYFLAHKSIEKTCAEIARYSQRDAQKYAEYADFWQRFITAITPFFNAPPKSIVDIAGNYGLNNLKDLFSILGGADTTLDLLRTLFNSPIDNINEYFDSEFVKAPLARLSAELSSPPSQKAMSFGAMMMIMRHNPGMARPRGGTGALTDALVKLVQSEGGTILTHQKVEKVLVDNGKAVGVRVAGGKEYRANKGVISSIDAKRLFLQLMDGSDVDSADANLRERLDRRIVNNNETILKIDCALSEPLRFVHHNHQDDYLMGSILIADSVNHVEQAHSKITLGKIPDEDPSMYVVMPTGLDPSMAPAGKHTLWIEFFAPYQIAGAEGTGLKGTGWTDELKNKVADRVIDKLAQYSPNVKHSIIARHVESPVELGERLGSYKGNYYHLDMTLEQMLCFRPLPELANYKTPIENLYLTGAGTHPGGSISGLPGRNCARVFLHNEEPIAQKIKEAGGTIKSTVASVFK is encoded by the coding sequence ATGGAATCGTATGATGTTGTAATTATTGGTGCTGGTCACAATGGTTTAGTTTGTGCTGGCTACTTACTGAAAGCTGGGTATAGTGTGTTGTTATTGGAAGGGCGATCGCTTCCTGGTGGTGGTTGTACAACTGAAGAATTAATGTCCCAAGAAGCGCCTGGGTTTAAATTTAATCCCTGCGCGATTAATCACCTATTTATTTTTTTTGGTTCAGTCATCCAAGAATTAGAACTACATAAATACGGCTTAGAATACCTTCAGTGTGATCCAGTTGCTTTTTGTCCTCATCCCGATGGCAAGTATTTCTTAGCTCATAAATCTATAGAAAAGACTTGTGCAGAAATTGCCCGTTACAGCCAACGTGATGCTCAAAAATATGCTGAATACGCCGATTTTTGGCAGCGCTTTATTACAGCAATTACTCCCTTCTTCAATGCACCGCCTAAATCAATAGTTGACATTGCTGGCAATTACGGTCTCAACAATCTAAAAGACCTGTTTTCAATTTTAGGTGGTGCTGACACAACCCTCGATTTACTTCGTACTCTCTTCAACAGCCCGATAGATAATATCAACGAGTATTTTGATTCCGAATTCGTCAAAGCACCCCTCGCCCGACTATCAGCAGAACTAAGTTCGCCTCCCTCGCAAAAAGCTATGTCCTTCGGCGCGATGATGATGATTATGCGTCATAATCCTGGTATGGCAAGACCACGCGGCGGTACTGGTGCATTAACAGATGCTTTAGTCAAGCTAGTACAAAGCGAAGGTGGCACTATTCTCACCCACCAAAAGGTAGAAAAAGTTTTAGTTGATAACGGTAAAGCTGTCGGTGTGCGGGTTGCTGGTGGCAAAGAATATCGTGCTAATAAAGGTGTAATCTCAAGTATCGATGCCAAACGGCTATTCCTGCAATTAATGGATGGTAGCGATGTAGATAGTGCCGATGCAAATTTGCGGGAAAGATTAGACCGTCGTATCGTTAACAATAATGAAACCATCTTGAAAATTGATTGTGCTTTATCTGAACCGCTGCGCTTTGTACATCACAATCACCAAGATGATTACTTAATGGGTTCTATTTTGATTGCAGATTCTGTCAATCATGTAGAACAAGCTCATAGCAAGATTACTTTAGGCAAAATACCAGATGAAGATCCGTCGATGTACGTAGTTATGCCTACCGGACTCGACCCTTCAATGGCCCCAGCAGGTAAGCATACACTTTGGATAGAGTTTTTTGCTCCTTATCAAATTGCTGGTGCAGAAGGCACAGGCTTAAAGGGTACGGGTTGGACGGATGAACTGAAAAACAAGGTAGCAGACAGGGTGATTGATAAATTAGCTCAGTATTCGCCCAATGTTAAACATTCAATTATTGCCCGTCATGTAGAAAGCCCTGTTGAATTAGGAGAACGCTTAGGTTCTTACAAGGGAAACTACTATCACCTCGACATGACTTTAGAACAAATGCTCTGTTTCCGTCCTTTGCCAGAATTGGCTAATTATAAAACACCGATTGAGAATTTGTATCTCACAGGTGCAGGAACTCATCCGGGTGGTTCAATTTCTGGGTTACCAGGACGCAACTGTGCGCGGGTGTTTTTGCATAACGAGGAACCGATCGCTCAAAAAATTAAGGAAGCTGGAGGTACGATTAAATCAACTGTGGCATCAGTCTTTAAATAA
- a CDS encoding (Fe-S)-binding protein produces the protein MQLSENSVNNTASLKNLKGFDPNHPPDPKLIDSCVHCGFCLSTCPSYRVLGKEMDSPRGRIYLMDAINEGEIALNTATTEHFDSCLGCLACVTTCPSGVQYDKLISATRHQVERNYPRSLPDTLYRKLIFSLFPYPNLLRVLLVPLLVYQKLGFAKFFRATGLLNKISPRLAAMESILPEITLKSFQDNLPTVIRAQGEKRYRVGVILGCVQRLFFSPVNEATVRVLTANGCEVVIPKSQGCCAALPEHQGQTEQAKALARQMIDSFANTNVDFVIINAAGCGHTLKEYGHILEDDPEYREKAKKFAANVKDAQEFLATIGITAKLSPLTDKPLNLVYQDACHLLHGQKISVQPRQVLRQIPGVKLREPIDAALCCGSAGVYNMLQPEIADELGQQKVQNLLNTGAELIASANPGCTLQITKHLKLQGKEISVIHPMELLDYSIRGVKLEL, from the coding sequence ATGCAACTTTCAGAAAATTCTGTTAATAATACGGCTAGTTTAAAGAATTTGAAGGGGTTTGATCCAAATCATCCACCTGATCCGAAGTTGATTGATAGTTGTGTGCATTGTGGGTTTTGTCTCTCGACTTGTCCTAGTTATCGGGTGCTGGGTAAGGAGATGGATTCTCCTAGAGGACGCATCTATTTAATGGATGCAATTAATGAGGGTGAAATTGCGCTGAATACGGCAACTACAGAACATTTTGATTCTTGTTTGGGTTGTCTTGCTTGTGTGACAACTTGTCCTTCTGGTGTGCAGTATGACAAGTTAATTTCTGCAACTCGTCACCAAGTTGAACGTAATTATCCCCGCAGTTTGCCTGATACACTATATCGCAAACTCATATTTTCTCTGTTTCCTTATCCCAACCTTTTACGGGTTTTATTAGTCCCATTATTGGTTTATCAAAAGTTGGGTTTTGCTAAATTCTTTCGCGCCACGGGCTTACTTAATAAAATATCGCCTCGTTTGGCAGCAATGGAATCAATTCTGCCAGAAATTACGCTCAAATCTTTCCAAGATAATTTACCTACAGTTATTCGCGCCCAAGGTGAGAAACGCTACCGTGTTGGGGTGATTTTGGGATGTGTGCAACGGCTGTTTTTCTCACCAGTGAATGAAGCGACGGTGCGAGTTTTAACGGCGAATGGTTGTGAAGTTGTAATTCCCAAATCTCAAGGTTGTTGTGCAGCGCTTCCTGAACACCAAGGGCAAACAGAACAAGCGAAAGCTTTAGCTAGGCAGATGATTGATAGTTTTGCCAATACTAATGTAGATTTCGTGATTATCAATGCTGCTGGTTGTGGTCATACTTTAAAAGAATATGGTCACATCTTAGAAGATGATCCAGAGTATCGAGAAAAAGCTAAGAAATTTGCAGCTAATGTTAAAGATGCTCAAGAGTTTTTGGCAACTATTGGTATAACAGCAAAACTGTCGCCGCTGACTGATAAACCTTTGAATTTAGTTTATCAAGATGCTTGTCATTTATTGCATGGACAAAAGATTAGTGTGCAACCGCGTCAGGTATTGCGGCAAATTCCAGGAGTTAAGTTAAGAGAACCAATAGACGCAGCGTTGTGTTGTGGCAGTGCCGGGGTTTACAATATGCTGCAACCGGAAATAGCTGATGAATTGGGTCAGCAAAAAGTGCAGAATTTGTTGAATACTGGTGCTGAGTTAATTGCTTCTGCTAATCCTGGTTGTACGTTGCAGATTACTAAGCATTTAAAGTTGCAGGGTAAAGAAATTTCGGTAATTCATCCGATGGAGTTGTTGGATTATTCGATTCGCGGCGTGAAGTTGGAATTGTAG
- a CDS encoding saccharopine dehydrogenase NADP-binding domain-containing protein has protein sequence MTERVLILGGRGRIGSSVAQDIATHTQAQITITGRSPDTGKDASSFLGKQVQFLVLDLAEVDKLEKAIANSDLVIHCAGPFHYRDTNVLETCIAQGVNYVDVSDHRSYTSKALNCHEKASAAGVTAIINTGIFPGISNSMVREGVEQFDKPEKIHLSYLVSGSGGAGVTVMRTTFLGLQHPFEAWIRGKWQLVNPYSDREIINFPSPYGRSGVYWFDMPETFTLPHAFPSVKTVITKFGSIPDFYNHLTWIAAHVFPKWLMQRRYMIEFLSHVSHFMTDVTNGFTGIGVAVRSEVEGIKNGKTAIYCSTVVYENTAVASGIGTGTIAQLLLEGKLNKPGVWPVEEALSTDLFIQAIQSRGMKIEQDWL, from the coding sequence ATGACAGAGCGAGTTTTGATTCTTGGAGGAAGGGGGCGAATTGGTAGCAGTGTTGCCCAAGATATAGCCACCCACACGCAAGCACAGATTACGATCACTGGGCGTTCTCCAGATACTGGAAAAGACGCTAGTTCGTTTTTGGGAAAGCAAGTACAGTTTTTAGTTTTGGATTTAGCAGAAGTTGATAAGTTGGAAAAGGCGATCGCTAACTCCGATCTAGTCATCCACTGTGCTGGGCCATTTCACTACCGAGACACTAATGTTCTCGAAACTTGTATTGCCCAAGGCGTTAACTATGTAGATGTCAGTGATCACCGTTCTTATACCAGTAAGGCTCTCAATTGTCATGAAAAAGCTTCTGCTGCTGGGGTGACAGCGATTATTAACACTGGCATTTTTCCTGGCATTTCTAACAGCATGGTACGTGAGGGTGTCGAGCAATTCGATAAACCAGAAAAGATACATTTAAGTTATTTGGTTTCTGGTTCTGGTGGTGCTGGTGTCACAGTAATGCGGACAACTTTTTTAGGATTGCAGCATCCCTTTGAAGCTTGGATACGTGGGAAATGGCAGTTAGTAAATCCCTATTCTGATAGAGAGATCATTAACTTCCCATCTCCCTATGGACGTAGTGGAGTTTACTGGTTTGATATGCCAGAAACCTTTACATTACCCCACGCTTTCCCCTCAGTTAAAACTGTAATTACCAAGTTTGGCTCTATTCCTGATTTTTACAATCACTTAACTTGGATTGCGGCACACGTTTTTCCTAAGTGGTTAATGCAACGTCGCTACATGATTGAATTTTTGTCTCATGTCAGCCATTTTATGACAGATGTCACCAATGGTTTTACTGGTATTGGAGTAGCAGTACGTTCTGAAGTTGAAGGGATAAAAAATGGTAAAACTGCCATTTATTGTTCAACTGTAGTCTATGAAAATACGGCAGTCGCTTCTGGCATTGGTACTGGTACTATTGCCCAATTATTGCTAGAAGGTAAACTCAATAAACCAGGTGTTTGGCCTGTAGAAGAAGCTTTGTCAACAGATTTATTTATTCAAGCAATACAAAGCCGGGGAATGAAAATTGAGCAGGATTGGCTGTAG
- a CDS encoding cytochrome P450 — MKLPESPQMPKFIQLIQWVFNPLQLMETSAKEHGDCFTLWLTGNSPLVFISNPKGIQEIFTAPQEQIDARGSSQLLQPLLGENSLLLLDGTSHQRQRRLLTPPFHGDRMKAYGQIIANITTQAISNWKIGEAFSVRDSMQQISLKVILQAVFGLHEGERFNQLQKLLPSVLDLSGSPLRSVMVFFPALQVDLGAWSPWGKFLRQIQQINQLLYAEIQERRDNPDSSRSDILSLMMSARDENGEPMTDPELRDELMTLLVAGHETTASALTWALYWIHHLPEVRQKLLAELDNIGENPDWNEVFRLPYLTAVCQETLRIYPIAMLGLPRVVKSPIEITGYQFEPGTVLSPCIYLVHHRPDLYPEPKQFKPERFLERQYSQYEYFPFGGSNRRCLGMAFALFEMKLVLATVLSQMDLALVDNYPVKPTRRGITLAPSGGKWLIATSQRQKVKVPVEV; from the coding sequence ATGAAACTGCCAGAAAGTCCACAAATGCCTAAATTTATACAGTTGATTCAGTGGGTATTTAACCCATTGCAACTGATGGAAACTTCTGCAAAAGAACACGGCGACTGTTTTACACTATGGCTAACAGGCAATAGCCCACTGGTGTTTATTAGCAACCCTAAAGGAATACAAGAAATTTTTACAGCTCCACAAGAGCAAATAGACGCTAGAGGGTCAAGTCAGCTTTTACAACCTCTGTTAGGAGAAAACTCTTTATTATTGCTAGATGGCACATCTCACCAACGCCAACGGCGATTGTTAACTCCACCTTTTCATGGCGATCGCATGAAAGCCTACGGACAAATTATTGCTAATATTACCACTCAAGCTATCAGTAATTGGAAAATTGGTGAAGCTTTTTCAGTTCGTGACTCCATGCAACAAATCTCCCTAAAAGTGATTTTACAAGCAGTGTTTGGTTTGCATGAAGGAGAACGTTTTAACCAATTGCAAAAACTTTTACCTTCTGTCCTCGATTTATCTGGTTCTCCCTTGCGTTCTGTTATGGTATTTTTCCCCGCGCTGCAAGTAGATTTAGGCGCGTGGAGTCCTTGGGGAAAATTCTTGCGGCAAATACAGCAAATTAATCAACTTCTCTATGCTGAGATTCAAGAACGCAGAGATAATCCTGATTCTTCCCGTAGCGATATTCTCTCATTGATGATGTCGGCGCGTGATGAAAATGGTGAACCGATGACTGATCCTGAATTGCGTGATGAGTTGATGACTCTGTTAGTCGCTGGTCACGAAACTACAGCTTCAGCGCTAACATGGGCTTTATACTGGATTCACCATCTGCCAGAAGTTCGCCAAAAGCTATTAGCAGAGTTAGATAATATTGGTGAAAATCCTGATTGGAATGAAGTTTTTCGTTTGCCTTATTTAACAGCTGTTTGTCAAGAGACATTACGCATTTATCCCATCGCGATGTTAGGCTTACCGCGTGTAGTTAAGTCACCAATAGAAATCACGGGTTATCAATTTGAGCCTGGGACAGTGCTTTCTCCTTGTATATATTTAGTTCATCACCGTCCTGATTTATATCCAGAACCAAAACAGTTTAAGCCAGAACGCTTTTTAGAACGCCAATATTCTCAATATGAATATTTCCCCTTTGGTGGTAGTAATCGTCGCTGTCTTGGTATGGCGTTTGCTTTATTTGAAATGAAACTGGTATTGGCGACGGTGTTGTCACAGATGGATTTAGCATTAGTTGATAATTATCCTGTTAAACCTACACGTCGCGGTATTACGTTAGCGCCTTCTGGCGGTAAATGGTTAATTGCAACTAGTCAGCGGCAAAAGGTGAAAGTGCCTGTTGAGGTGTAA
- a CDS encoding P-loop NTPase fold protein produces the protein MKLDLVKFFQACNPSKTLVVSKPEDRQYYIDFSEVRGSKIIEELGRTISRLSPEQPTCQLFTGHIGCGKSTELLRLKAELEQQGFHVVYFESSQSLDMADIDVTDILLAIAREVSQSLEAIKINLKPGYFQTLFTEIADFLQTPVELGGELSVGIAKITAKTKDSPKLRSQLRQYLEPRTSGILESINKELLKPAIEKLKQQGKKGLVVIVDNLDRVDNSLKPSGYYQPEYLFVERGEQLNQLNCHVVYTIPLVLIFSNALGRLTNRFGVDPKVLPMVPVQLQDSSQFSQGVTLLQQMVMARAFPGVSWEQNQYLITEVFDSPDTLERLCLVSGGHLRNLLMLLFRCLQQEDPPLSRECIDRVIKQRRNELTLAITSDEWELLRKVAQEKSLRGHERYELLLRSMFVFEYRNEDGSWFDINPILAEAKEFRL, from the coding sequence ATGAAACTTGATTTAGTAAAGTTTTTTCAGGCTTGCAACCCCAGCAAAACTTTGGTTGTGAGTAAACCGGAGGATAGGCAATATTATATTGATTTCTCTGAAGTACGTGGCTCCAAAATTATTGAGGAATTAGGGCGAACTATCAGCCGCCTTTCGCCTGAACAGCCCACTTGCCAATTATTTACAGGACATATAGGCTGTGGCAAATCCACTGAATTACTGCGGTTGAAAGCAGAGTTAGAACAGCAGGGATTTCATGTGGTTTATTTCGAGTCTAGCCAAAGCCTGGATATGGCAGATATTGATGTTACAGATATTTTACTTGCGATCGCCCGCGAAGTTAGTCAAAGTCTAGAAGCTATAAAAATTAACCTCAAACCAGGATACTTTCAAACTCTGTTTACAGAAATTGCTGATTTTTTACAAACGCCTGTAGAACTTGGGGGAGAGTTATCTGTCGGTATTGCCAAGATTACCGCGAAAACTAAAGATAGCCCCAAACTGCGCTCTCAGTTGCGGCAATATTTAGAGCCACGCACCAGTGGCATTTTAGAATCGATTAATAAAGAATTGCTCAAACCTGCGATAGAAAAACTCAAGCAGCAAGGTAAAAAAGGACTGGTAGTAATTGTAGATAATCTCGACCGAGTTGATAACTCGTTGAAGCCTTCCGGTTATTACCAACCTGAATATTTATTTGTCGAACGTGGTGAACAGTTAAACCAGCTAAATTGTCATGTCGTCTACACTATTCCCCTAGTGTTGATTTTCTCCAACGCTTTGGGAAGGTTAACAAATCGCTTTGGGGTAGACCCGAAGGTTTTACCTATGGTTCCTGTGCAGCTACAAGATAGTTCTCAATTTTCACAGGGAGTTACACTGCTACAACAGATGGTGATGGCGAGGGCTTTTCCTGGTGTAAGTTGGGAACAAAACCAGTATTTAATTACAGAAGTATTTGATAGCCCTGATACATTAGAGCGACTTTGCTTAGTTAGTGGCGGTCATTTACGGAATTTGCTGATGTTGTTGTTTCGCTGTCTTCAGCAAGAAGACCCACCCCTGTCGCGGGAGTGTATAGATAGAGTGATAAAACAACGCCGCAACGAGCTAACTTTAGCAATTACATCTGATGAATGGGAATTACTGCGTAAGGTGGCGCAAGAGAAAAGCTTGAGAGGTCATGAAAGATACGAACTTTTGCTCCGCAGTATGTTTGTATTTGAATACCGAAATGAGGATGGTTCGTGGTTTGATATCAATCCGATTTTGGCAGAAGCCAAGGAATTTAGGTTATGA
- a CDS encoding type II toxin-antitoxin system PemK/MazF family toxin: MAQKRKVNYPKRGEVYLVNFDPTIGAEIKKTRPALILQNDISNEYSQITVVAAITSKFTEPLYPTEVLIRVPEGGLQVDSVILLNQIRSIDKQRLIKRLGILHQETVELVDRAIQISLGLVKL, from the coding sequence GTGGCACAAAAACGAAAAGTAAACTACCCTAAACGCGGTGAAGTTTACTTAGTTAACTTCGATCCAACTATCGGTGCAGAAATAAAAAAGACACGTCCAGCTTTAATCTTGCAAAATGATATTTCTAACGAATATAGTCAGATTACTGTTGTAGCTGCTATCACCTCAAAGTTTACAGAACCTTTGTATCCTACCGAAGTGCTGATTAGAGTACCAGAAGGTGGTTTGCAAGTTGATTCAGTTATACTGCTCAATCAAATTCGTTCAATTGACAAACAAAGGCTGATCAAACGCTTAGGAATTCTGCACCAAGAAACAGTAGAACTGGTAGATAGAGCAATTCAAATCAGCCTTGGTCTGGTAAAACTTTGA
- a CDS encoding type II toxin-antitoxin system ParD family antitoxin produces the protein MKSINISLPDSMRTYIEEQVAKGGYSSVSEYFRELVRDDQKRKASEHLEAMLLEGLNSGTATEMTTKDWEDIRQAVRERITKHQGSI, from the coding sequence ATGAAAAGCATAAATATCTCTCTACCTGACTCTATGCGAACTTATATAGAGGAACAAGTGGCTAAAGGTGGGTACAGTAGCGTAAGCGAGTATTTTCGTGAGTTAGTGCGTGATGATCAAAAGCGCAAAGCCAGTGAACATCTCGAAGCGATGTTATTAGAAGGATTAAATTCTGGAACTGCAACTGAGATGACCACTAAAGATTGGGAAGACATCCGTCAAGCAGTACGTGAAAGAATTACCAAGCATCAAGGGTCAATTTAG
- a CDS encoding HNH endonuclease, with protein sequence MSTYISESLRNQIAVRDKARCCYCLTSEANSGIPLTHDHIQPISKGGDTTFDNVCLACRSCNEFKGDSTASVDPLTGETLPLFNPRAQRWFDHFAWSPDGTKVEGLTAIGRATVVRLRMNNPVISVARKRWVISGWHPPSD encoded by the coding sequence GTGTCTACATACATTTCTGAGAGTTTAAGAAATCAAATTGCGGTTAGGGACAAAGCACGTTGTTGCTATTGCTTGACATCTGAAGCAAATAGCGGAATTCCTCTGACGCATGATCATATTCAGCCGATTTCTAAGGGTGGAGATACTACTTTTGATAATGTTTGTTTAGCCTGCCGTTCATGTAACGAATTCAAGGGTGACTCAACCGCATCTGTAGATCCCTTAACAGGAGAAACTCTACCACTTTTCAATCCTCGCGCACAGAGATGGTTTGACCATTTTGCTTGGAGTCCTGATGGTACAAAAGTTGAAGGTTTAACTGCTATCGGTCGAGCTACAGTTGTACGCCTGCGAATGAATAATCCAGTGATCAGTGTTGCTCGCAAGCGATGGGTAATCAGCGGTTGGCATCCTCCTAGTGACTGA
- a CDS encoding type II toxin-antitoxin system RelE/ParE family toxin yields MSEVNKRPQVIRDLIELATYIAFLAVAEKTFQQLAKIPGIGKNCQFSHPSLGDIRQYAIKGFKKYIIFYRVTELGIEILRVIHGARDIEAILDEDLRDNN; encoded by the coding sequence ATGTCTGAGGTAAATAAACGACCGCAAGTCATCCGTGACCTGATAGAACTAGCAACCTACATAGCATTTTTAGCAGTAGCAGAAAAAACCTTCCAACAACTGGCAAAGATACCTGGGATAGGAAAAAATTGTCAATTTTCTCATCCTTCTCTGGGAGATATTCGACAGTATGCAATCAAAGGATTTAAAAAATATATTATCTTTTACCGCGTTACTGAGCTAGGCATAGAAATTCTTCGAGTCATTCATGGCGCACGAGATATAGAAGCAATATTGGATGAGGATTTGAGAGATAATAACTAA
- a CDS encoding sodium:proton antiporter, with the protein MVDIYIIDLLVIGILLLTVTLGSGWISRLPLSFAIIYLVVGILLGPYGFGLIQLRRDEVFNAHLLEKVTEIVVIISVFGCGLKIVRPLRLEVWGITARLIGFLMPISIFALAVVGKFFLGMNWGEAILLGAILAPTDPVLASEVQLTDTKDKDELRFGLTSEGGLNDALAFPFVYFGIYALKDDNWGNWFKGWVLVDLIWAIAAGIVMGFIVAKAIVWLDQKVQKHRKADEVMEDFVAIATILVTYSLTEIVNGYGFLAVFVAGLVVQRSYRNPDKPLGQLEFIERMEKLLEIGTILLLGSILLVKPMLNYAPQSLLVIILLFLVIRPLGVWISTIGKRPIYSHRRTLNPGTRWLFGWFGIRGVGSLYYLAYAFGKGLEGETAEQISWITYTTIVVSVIVHGISATPLMKWYERSIAKYSKSPSPATIDEFE; encoded by the coding sequence ATGGTAGATATTTATATTATTGACCTATTGGTTATTGGTATACTTTTGCTCACAGTCACATTAGGGTCAGGCTGGATTTCTAGATTACCTCTTTCTTTTGCAATTATCTATCTAGTGGTTGGGATTTTATTAGGGCCTTATGGCTTTGGGCTGATTCAATTACGCCGAGATGAAGTATTTAATGCTCATTTGCTGGAGAAAGTCACAGAAATTGTAGTAATTATTTCTGTATTTGGCTGCGGTTTAAAAATTGTTCGTCCTTTAAGGTTAGAAGTCTGGGGAATTACAGCGCGACTCATCGGATTTTTAATGCCAATTTCAATTTTTGCACTCGCTGTTGTAGGTAAATTCTTTTTAGGAATGAATTGGGGTGAGGCGATATTATTAGGAGCAATCCTCGCCCCAACTGATCCAGTATTAGCTTCTGAAGTTCAATTGACAGATACAAAAGATAAAGATGAATTGCGCTTTGGTTTAACTTCTGAAGGTGGGTTAAATGATGCTTTAGCTTTTCCCTTCGTTTATTTTGGTATTTATGCCCTAAAAGATGATAACTGGGGTAATTGGTTTAAAGGTTGGGTTTTAGTTGATTTAATTTGGGCGATCGCTGCTGGGATTGTCATGGGATTTATTGTGGCTAAAGCAATAGTTTGGCTTGATCAGAAAGTTCAAAAACACCGTAAAGCTGATGAGGTGATGGAAGACTTTGTGGCGATCGCTACGATTTTGGTAACTTATTCTTTGACAGAAATTGTTAATGGCTATGGCTTTTTAGCAGTATTTGTTGCTGGGTTAGTGGTACAACGCAGTTACAGAAATCCTGATAAGCCACTGGGACAGTTAGAATTTATAGAGCGAATGGAAAAGCTATTAGAAATCGGCACAATTTTGTTATTGGGGTCGATATTATTAGTCAAGCCAATGCTCAACTATGCTCCTCAATCTCTGTTAGTGATAATTTTATTATTTTTAGTAATCCGACCTCTAGGAGTCTGGATTAGTACAATAGGAAAACGTCCTATATATTCTCACCGCCGTACCTTGAATCCAGGAACACGTTGGTTATTTGGTTGGTTTGGAATCCGCGGTGTTGGCTCTTTATATTATCTTGCCTATGCGTTTGGTAAAGGCTTAGAAGGCGAAACTGCCGAACAAATATCTTGGATAACTTACACTACTATTGTAGTTTCTGTAATTGTACATGGAATTAGTGCAACTCCTTTAATGAAGTGGTATGAGCGCAGCATTGCCAAATACAGCAAATCTCCTTCTCCTGCTACAATTGATGAGTTTGAGTAA